The following are from one region of the bacterium genome:
- a CDS encoding biotin/lipoyl-binding protein translates to MSSLRFADWAARVTPRGDGDFSVSLDGEAHEVRLIGREGDLLLFEVDGQKYTAAVEIRRDQVEVWLEGRRAVFSRGRRRAAAQTAGPLRAEMAGRVLEVRVKAGDKVAAGDVLLVAETMKMEHPLRAEAAAEVVRVFVAAGDRIRPGEPLIELKPPAQGG, encoded by the coding sequence ATGAGTTCGCTCCGCTTTGCGGACTGGGCGGCGCGCGTGACGCCCCGGGGGGATGGGGACTTCTCGGTCTCCCTCGATGGCGAAGCGCATGAGGTGCGCCTGATCGGCCGGGAGGGCGATCTGCTCTTGTTCGAGGTTGATGGCCAAAAGTATACGGCGGCGGTCGAAATTCGCCGCGATCAGGTCGAGGTCTGGCTCGAGGGGCGGCGGGCGGTTTTCTCCCGCGGGCGCCGGAGAGCCGCGGCGCAAACCGCGGGCCCCCTGCGGGCGGAGATGGCCGGCCGGGTGCTCGAAGTGCGGGTCAAGGCGGGGGACAAGGTGGCGGCGGGCGATGTCCTTCTGGTGGCGGAGACGATGAAGATGGAGCATCCCCTCCGGGCGGAGGCCGCGGCGGAGGTGGTGCGGGTCTTCGTCGCGGCGGGCGATCGCATCCGGCCGGGGGAGCCGCTGATCGAGCTCAAGCCACCGGCACAGGGTGGGTGA
- a CDS encoding sulfurtransferase TusA family protein, with protein MASTIEINLRGQICPDPLMQVQEEARRAAAGDTLLIWVDYPLAVENIGNWAEGAGHAIEVKKGHGEWEVRVTLA; from the coding sequence ATGGCATCAACCATCGAGATCAACCTGCGGGGGCAGATCTGTCCCGACCCGCTGATGCAGGTGCAGGAGGAAGCCCGCCGCGCCGCCGCGGGAGACACCCTCCTCATCTGGGTGGACTATCCGCTGGCGGTGGAGAACATCGGGAACTGGGCCGAGGGCGCGGGCCACGCCATCGAGGTCAAAAAAGGCCATGGCGAGTGGGAGGTCCGCGTCACGCTCGCCTGA